From the genome of Clostridium sp. BNL1100, one region includes:
- a CDS encoding metallophosphoesterase — MRLITAGFALLTYAFLNYYIGLRGLKSINTKVPVNKYAYWVIIAILASTYFVGMIGGKYLPDRLGRAVNTVGGYWLAAFVYFIGIVVLLDVFRILGKKLNILPGFLRDRTWLVAAAVVLFVGIILAVGTYNAFMPRIVSYEVNVDKKAGDMEQLKCAMISDVHLGDTIGRDRLRTAVEKINSLNPDIAVITGDLIDREIEPVKKANMLEELKGLKTRFGAYVIMGNHEYYSNDVEEITRMYEESGLVVLRDKYIKVNNSFYLVGREDYMADTSGYHREKLSNLLEGVDKSLPVIMLDHQPKDLSESRAEGVDLQLSGHTHGGQFFPVSLVTGGIFEEDNGYLKDDNFNLIVSCGYGTWGPTVRIGSRSEVLDININFTYFS, encoded by the coding sequence ATGAGACTAATAACAGCAGGTTTTGCACTTCTTACATATGCTTTTCTGAATTATTACATCGGGTTGAGAGGACTAAAATCCATAAATACAAAGGTTCCTGTAAATAAGTATGCATATTGGGTTATTATTGCAATACTTGCATCTACGTATTTTGTGGGAATGATAGGAGGCAAATACCTACCGGACAGGCTTGGACGTGCAGTTAACACGGTGGGAGGCTACTGGCTGGCAGCATTTGTATACTTTATAGGGATTGTTGTCTTACTGGATGTTTTCAGAATTCTTGGAAAAAAGCTGAATATTCTTCCGGGTTTCCTAAGAGACAGAACCTGGCTTGTGGCAGCGGCGGTAGTATTATTTGTAGGGATTATACTTGCTGTTGGAACATACAATGCTTTTATGCCAAGGATAGTATCATATGAAGTCAATGTCGATAAAAAGGCAGGAGATATGGAGCAACTGAAATGTGCCATGATTTCAGACGTACATCTTGGAGATACTATAGGCAGGGACAGGCTTCGTACGGCAGTAGAGAAGATTAATTCCTTAAATCCGGATATAGCTGTTATAACAGGGGATTTAATTGACAGAGAAATAGAACCTGTAAAAAAGGCAAATATGCTGGAGGAACTAAAAGGACTTAAGACCAGATTCGGTGCTTATGTCATAATGGGAAATCATGAATACTATTCAAATGATGTTGAAGAGATAACCAGAATGTATGAGGAAAGCGGGTTGGTTGTTCTCAGAGATAAATATATTAAGGTTAACAACAGCTTTTATCTGGTAGGGCGTGAGGATTATATGGCTGATACCAGCGGTTACCATAGAGAAAAACTTAGTAACCTTTTGGAGGGTGTAGATAAAAGCCTGCCCGTTATAATGCTTGACCATCAGCCGAAGGACCTATCGGAATCAAGGGCGGAAGGTGTAGATTTACAGCTTTCAGGCCATACTCATGGGGGGCAGTTCTTTCCCGTAAGTCTTGTAACCGGTGGCATTTTTGAAGAGGATAACGGCTACCTCAAAGACGATAATTTTAATCTTATAGTATCCTGCGGATACGGAACATGGGGCCCCACAGTCCGCATCGGAAGCAGGTCAGAAGTCCTCGATATAAATATTAATTTTACTTATTTTTCTTGA
- a CDS encoding flavodoxin family protein: MKTWVLYYSKGGNTKKIADAIADELDDVLKSEQIPPAYPPENVALLFLGTGEYAGKPDSKLLEFVRTLNKDRVKNVAVFGTNGKGVAGSAINTIKSLLKEKGINIVDESFCCKGKYFIFANRKSPDANDIKAAKEYAKRVYNSIKA; the protein is encoded by the coding sequence ATGAAGACATGGGTTTTGTATTACAGTAAAGGTGGAAATACCAAGAAGATTGCGGATGCAATTGCAGATGAGCTGGATGATGTATTGAAATCAGAACAGATTCCCCCTGCATATCCGCCTGAAAACGTTGCCTTACTGTTTCTCGGTACAGGTGAATACGCAGGCAAACCTGATTCGAAATTACTGGAATTTGTCAGAACTTTAAACAAGGACAGAGTTAAAAATGTAGCTGTTTTCGGAACTAACGGAAAGGGTGTAGCAGGTTCGGCAATTAATACAATTAAATCTCTTTTAAAAGAAAAGGGTATAAATATTGTTGATGAATCATTCTGCTGCAAAGGAAAGTATTTTATATTTGCAAACAGAAAGAGTCCTGATGCAAACGATATAAAAGCTGCAAAAGAGTACGCAAAAAGAGTTTACAATAGCATTAAAGCATAG
- a CDS encoding site-2 protease family protein translates to MPHIDFRLKGTRIQIDLLIIPVFLAAMIGKLLVAYSMTLGFIICHELGHIATGAMCGAGLSSFRLLPVGVNAAIDDFQCSKSQKLLIYISGPLVNVVFAIIIYCVHMWKTLAGGFLNVDIMLAITINLWLAIFNLIPIPPLDGGRIAIELLADKVGLFRANRLMNIFSLFFSIMIICIGTVVLIKSRYNGSLVLIGVYIIFLLKKNKKEAAILNMKNFILKRSAIIRKGIFPVREIAVLEDVKVLDLVKSMDYSNVFHIIKVLDNDLHVIKSITEQDILNTLMKGVSDITVGEILTKNI, encoded by the coding sequence TTGCCACATATCGATTTCCGGCTCAAAGGAACAAGGATTCAGATAGATTTATTGATTATTCCTGTATTTCTGGCGGCAATGATAGGAAAACTTCTTGTTGCATATTCTATGACCTTGGGTTTCATTATTTGTCATGAACTTGGTCATATTGCTACCGGAGCTATGTGCGGGGCCGGACTCAGCAGCTTTAGGCTCTTACCTGTAGGCGTTAATGCAGCTATTGATGATTTTCAATGCAGTAAGTCTCAAAAACTTCTGATATATATTTCAGGCCCTTTGGTAAATGTTGTTTTTGCAATAATCATATATTGTGTACATATGTGGAAGACTCTTGCAGGAGGATTTTTAAATGTAGATATTATGCTGGCCATAACAATAAATTTATGGCTGGCTATTTTTAATTTGATTCCTATCCCTCCCCTTGACGGTGGTAGAATCGCAATAGAACTTCTGGCTGATAAAGTGGGTTTATTCCGTGCAAACAGACTTATGAATATATTTTCATTGTTTTTTTCAATTATGATTATATGTATCGGAACTGTGGTATTAATTAAAAGTAGGTACAATGGGAGTCTTGTTTTAATTGGAGTTTACATTATTTTTCTTTTAAAGAAAAACAAAAAGGAGGCTGCCATCTTAAATATGAAGAACTTCATTTTAAAACGTTCGGCTATTATTAGAAAAGGTATTTTTCCTGTGAGAGAAATTGCGGTATTGGAAGATGTTAAGGTACTGGATTTGGTAAAATCAATGGACTATTCCAATGTATTTCATATAATTAAGGTACTGGATAATGACTTGCATGTTATAAAATCCATAACAGAACAAGATATCCTGAATACACTCATGAAAGGTGTTTCAGATATTACAGTAGGGGAAATACTGACAAAAAATATATAA
- a CDS encoding sulfite exporter TauE/SafE family protein translates to MVVILIGLAAGIISGMGIGGGAILIPALVIFVKPEQHIAQSVNLLFFIPTAIVALVIHIKNKNVNFRMGIPIVISGLGGAVLGSKLALSMNGATLKHIFGIFLLVMGLYEIFGKGKGKKVNKA, encoded by the coding sequence ATGGTAGTTATTTTAATAGGTCTGGCAGCAGGAATAATAAGCGGTATGGGAATAGGCGGAGGAGCTATCCTTATACCTGCTCTTGTAATTTTCGTTAAACCCGAGCAGCACATAGCACAAAGTGTAAACCTGCTTTTTTTCATACCTACAGCTATTGTTGCACTTGTAATACATATAAAAAATAAAAATGTCAACTTCAGAATGGGTATACCAATAGTAATTTCGGGACTTGGGGGAGCAGTGCTGGGCTCAAAGCTTGCACTTTCAATGAACGGGGCGACTTTAAAGCACATTTTTGGAATATTCCTTCTTGTAATGGGTTTATATGAGATATTTGGAAAGGGTAAAGGGAAAAAGGTAAACAAGGCCTGA
- a CDS encoding MoxR family ATPase yields the protein MELGDIGLIVHKIKENVSKVIVGKEDIIDLSLICIITGGHMLLEDVPGTGKTVFARALAASLDCSFRRIQFTPDLLPSDVTGINFYSQKESNFTFRPGPVFSNIVLADEINRATPRTQSSMLECMEEKQVTIDGETRKLATPFFVIATQNPVEIQGTFPLPEAQLDRFLIKTSMGYPDTKSSIDILKRFKENNPLAELKSVVTATEICEASEIYSKVKVSEDIMEYIINIAEATRKHSGVHLGVSPRGTLSLMKASQVHALLKNRTYVTPDDIKAMAVPVLAHRIIPKGLTADNSNPGEKIINNILEQTAVPLE from the coding sequence ATGGAGCTTGGAGATATTGGACTAATCGTACATAAAATAAAAGAAAATGTTTCAAAAGTAATTGTAGGTAAGGAAGACATAATAGATTTGTCGTTAATTTGCATAATTACGGGAGGGCATATGCTTCTGGAGGATGTTCCCGGAACAGGTAAAACGGTTTTTGCAAGAGCATTGGCCGCTTCCCTTGATTGCAGCTTCAGACGTATACAGTTTACACCTGATTTGTTGCCTTCAGATGTTACAGGTATAAATTTTTACAGCCAGAAGGAAAGTAATTTTACTTTCAGGCCGGGCCCGGTATTTTCCAATATCGTCCTTGCCGATGAAATAAACCGTGCCACTCCCCGTACTCAGTCCTCAATGCTGGAATGTATGGAGGAAAAACAGGTGACAATCGACGGTGAGACCAGAAAACTTGCTACTCCGTTTTTCGTTATAGCTACTCAGAATCCGGTAGAAATTCAAGGAACGTTTCCGCTGCCTGAAGCCCAATTGGACAGATTTTTGATTAAAACTTCAATGGGATATCCCGATACCAAGTCTTCAATAGATATTCTAAAAAGGTTCAAGGAAAACAACCCTCTTGCGGAGTTAAAGTCAGTTGTAACCGCTACTGAAATATGTGAAGCATCGGAGATATACTCAAAAGTAAAAGTTTCAGAGGATATAATGGAGTACATAATAAATATTGCAGAAGCAACAAGGAAACATTCTGGGGTTCATTTGGGTGTCAGCCCAAGAGGTACTTTGTCACTTATGAAAGCCTCACAGGTTCATGCTCTGCTTAAAAACCGTACATATGTTACACCCGATGATATTAAGGCAATGGCAGTTCCTGTTCTTGCACACAGAATAATACCAAAAGGCCTTACAGCTGACAATAGCAATCCAGGTGAGAAAATTATCAATAATATTTTAGAACAGACAGCGGTTCCGCTTGAATAG
- a CDS encoding sulfide/dihydroorotate dehydrogenase-like FAD/NAD-binding protein yields MFKIVKKQVLNPSVVLMSIDAPLIAKKAEPGQFIILRISEGGERIPLTIADYDRENGTVTIIYQIVGKTTRELAEMNEGDSLLDFVGPLGIASHLDGYKKVAVIGGGLGSAIAYPQAKKLHSLGAEVHAITGFRNKDLIILEEEMEKVSSKLIVATDDGSNGNKGFVTNVLKQLIDEGNKYDLVIAIGPLVMMKAVSNLTREYGIKTLVSMNPVMIDGTGMCGGCRLTVGGKTKFACVDGPDFDGHEVDFDEAMRRQNMYKKQEKESTDIHVCRLGGANNA; encoded by the coding sequence ATGTTTAAAATAGTAAAAAAACAAGTATTGAATCCTTCAGTAGTTTTAATGTCTATAGACGCACCATTAATAGCAAAGAAAGCTGAGCCGGGACAATTCATCATTTTGAGGATATCCGAAGGGGGAGAAAGAATACCCCTTACTATAGCTGATTATGACAGGGAAAACGGTACTGTTACGATTATATATCAGATAGTCGGTAAGACCACAAGAGAGCTGGCTGAAATGAATGAGGGAGATAGTCTCCTTGATTTTGTAGGGCCTTTGGGAATTGCATCACATCTTGATGGCTATAAAAAGGTTGCTGTTATCGGAGGCGGTCTTGGAAGTGCCATAGCCTATCCTCAAGCCAAAAAACTTCACAGTCTTGGCGCAGAAGTTCATGCAATTACAGGTTTCAGAAATAAAGACCTTATTATTCTTGAGGAAGAAATGGAAAAGGTCAGCAGCAAGCTAATTGTAGCAACTGATGACGGTTCAAACGGAAATAAAGGTTTTGTTACTAATGTGTTGAAGCAACTCATAGATGAAGGAAATAAATATGATTTGGTTATTGCTATAGGGCCACTTGTAATGATGAAGGCTGTCAGCAACCTCACCAGAGAATATGGTATTAAGACATTGGTAAGCATGAACCCGGTTATGATAGACGGAACAGGCATGTGCGGAGGCTGCAGGCTGACAGTCGGAGGAAAAACTAAATTTGCTTGTGTAGACGGGCCTGACTTTGACGGACATGAAGTAGATTTTGACGAAGCAATGAGAAGACAGAATATGTACAAAAAACAGGAGAAAGAATCCACTGATATACATGTATGCAGACTTGGGGGTGCAAATAATGCCTAA
- a CDS encoding M15 family metallopeptidase, whose product MTKHKPYIIRSLISLLLLFSFIFIYPINVQSTTAGQNVTKKDLVLVKDHTKNFVIDMKYATCNNFTGKTLYPSPTCVLTKGTLDKLIKANTLVMKQGYKIKIWDAYRPLSVQKIMWDATPDKKYVANPYGSGSKHNKGAAVDVTLVDSKGKELKMPTGFDNFTEKASPNYKGMTSEQRKNLTILSKAMTSSGFKTISTEWWHYEDTDWKNYKTQDVSLSKFDKVNYTFDKNKIENLRFIKESGTSQLIVVTSQLINSSNAVISTYEKKNNVWVNIYKGIPAYIGLKGFSLNKQEGDKKTPVGAFHIGTCFSKTSNLETGLNIYKYDSKDVWVDDPGSKYYNTHQREPVNGRWKSSENFSKVKNGIYDVFFNIEYNNDRVKNKGSAIFFHIANPTVSIKYTNGCVSADRQNLLKIVKWLDKDKSPMILQGPLYEIAKF is encoded by the coding sequence ATGACAAAACATAAGCCATACATAATACGCTCACTTATTTCTCTTTTATTGTTGTTTTCATTTATTTTTATTTATCCTATTAATGTTCAATCTACAACTGCCGGTCAAAATGTCACAAAGAAAGACCTGGTTCTTGTAAAGGACCATACCAAAAACTTCGTCATAGATATGAAATATGCTACCTGTAACAATTTTACAGGCAAAACCCTTTATCCGTCTCCCACCTGCGTTCTTACCAAAGGTACTCTTGATAAACTTATCAAGGCAAATACCCTTGTTATGAAGCAGGGTTACAAAATAAAAATCTGGGATGCATACCGTCCTCTATCTGTTCAGAAAATCATGTGGGATGCCACACCTGATAAGAAATACGTGGCAAACCCCTATGGCTCCGGCTCAAAACATAACAAAGGTGCTGCTGTTGATGTCACACTGGTAGACAGTAAGGGAAAGGAGCTGAAAATGCCTACAGGCTTTGATAATTTCACCGAAAAGGCTTCTCCCAACTACAAGGGAATGACTTCTGAACAAAGGAAGAATCTTACCATTCTCTCCAAGGCTATGACCTCTTCAGGCTTTAAAACCATAAGTACCGAGTGGTGGCATTATGAGGACACAGACTGGAAAAACTATAAAACCCAGGATGTATCTCTAAGCAAATTTGACAAAGTAAATTATACCTTTGACAAAAATAAGATTGAAAATCTCAGGTTTATCAAGGAAAGCGGTACTTCTCAGCTAATAGTTGTAACCTCCCAATTAATTAATTCTTCAAATGCAGTAATCAGTACATATGAAAAGAAAAACAATGTTTGGGTAAACATATATAAGGGAATTCCGGCATACATAGGTTTGAAGGGCTTTTCTTTAAATAAGCAGGAGGGGGATAAAAAAACACCCGTTGGTGCTTTTCATATAGGTACCTGCTTTTCAAAAACTTCAAACCTTGAAACAGGACTTAATATTTATAAATATGACTCAAAGGATGTATGGGTAGACGATCCGGGGTCAAAATATTATAATACACACCAACGTGAGCCTGTTAACGGGAGATGGAAATCCTCTGAAAACTTCAGCAAAGTTAAGAATGGTATCTATGATGTATTTTTTAATATTGAGTACAATAACGACAGAGTTAAAAACAAGGGTAGTGCGATATTTTTTCATATAGCCAATCCCACCGTCTCTATAAAATATACAAATGGTTGTGTTTCAGCAGACAGACAAAATCTGTTAAAAATCGTAAAATGGTTGGATAAGGATAAAAGTCCCATGATACTGCAAGGGCCTCTGTACGAGATAGCCAAATTTTAG
- a CDS encoding sulfite exporter TauE/SafE family protein, which translates to MAFSSRTARYLKYILIGIAAGVANGLFGSGGGTIAVPAMVFLLDADEHKAHATALLIILPLTIVSAYFYLSHNYVDWNITWKAMVGGVVGGAIGAFLLNKCPSNILRKIFGIFMILAAIRMIF; encoded by the coding sequence ATGGCGTTCTCAAGCAGGACCGCAAGATATCTGAAATACATCCTGATAGGCATAGCCGCAGGAGTGGCAAACGGCCTTTTTGGATCGGGAGGTGGAACTATAGCTGTTCCCGCAATGGTATTCCTGCTGGATGCAGACGAACACAAGGCACATGCTACTGCATTGCTTATTATTCTGCCATTGACAATTGTAAGTGCCTATTTCTATTTGTCTCATAATTATGTTGACTGGAACATAACATGGAAGGCAATGGTGGGAGGTGTTGTGGGAGGTGCTATAGGGGCTTTTCTTCTGAATAAATGTCCTTCAAATATTCTTCGTAAAATATTCGGAATATTTATGATACTCGCGGCAATAAGAATGATTTTTTAG
- a CDS encoding AI-2E family transporter — protein MDSNNNSSVLRSKFFRYGCYLLLALIIIYMFGKINFFISPFQSFVYSIIFPILFGGLLYYILRPIVLMLEKGRIPHIWAIVLAFVIVLSALILLSSYTGSIIKSQFNDFAKSLPFLYERAENTVNNLLTSNLLSYFNDSNFQTSDIADKVSNFLQSAAKSVGKNTINFIGAITNIGSVIIILPVILFYFLKDGHKFMPSVVRFFPASQKDNMRKILMDIDFVLSNYIAGQLLVAFFIGLLMYIGYLIIGLKYSLLLAIFAMITCIIPFFGPWIGIIPAILLSLADNPFMAIKIFIVMTIVQQIDNNFISPQVMKKSMDIHPLTVILLLMGIIPIFGFIGLIIVIPLYSAIKITIKNIIEMYYPKYAEALNLDMPNEPEKPQKTAKFNFKKNK, from the coding sequence ATGGATTCAAACAATAACAGCAGTGTTCTAAGGAGCAAGTTTTTCAGATACGGTTGTTACCTGCTTCTTGCTTTAATAATTATATATATGTTCGGGAAGATAAATTTCTTTATCTCACCCTTTCAAAGCTTTGTTTACTCAATAATCTTTCCAATACTTTTCGGAGGGCTGCTATATTATATCCTGCGTCCAATAGTTTTAATGCTTGAAAAGGGCAGGATTCCTCACATTTGGGCAATAGTTCTTGCTTTTGTTATTGTTCTTTCTGCATTGATACTGTTAAGTTCCTATACCGGGTCAATTATTAAATCCCAGTTTAACGACTTTGCAAAAAGTCTGCCGTTCTTGTATGAAAGGGCTGAAAATACTGTAAATAATCTTCTTACAAGCAATTTGCTAAGTTATTTTAATGATTCAAATTTTCAGACCTCTGACATAGCAGATAAAGTTTCCAATTTTCTGCAAAGTGCTGCCAAGAGTGTAGGAAAAAACACAATTAACTTTATAGGAGCTATTACAAATATCGGTTCAGTAATTATTATTTTGCCGGTCATTTTGTTTTATTTCTTAAAAGACGGACACAAGTTCATGCCTAGTGTAGTTAGATTTTTCCCTGCTTCACAAAAAGACAATATGAGAAAGATTTTAATGGATATAGATTTTGTACTGTCAAATTATATTGCAGGTCAGCTTCTGGTAGCTTTCTTTATAGGGCTTCTGATGTATATCGGCTATCTGATTATAGGCTTGAAATACTCCCTATTATTGGCAATATTCGCCATGATTACGTGTATTATTCCATTCTTCGGCCCATGGATTGGAATCATCCCTGCCATACTTCTGTCACTGGCAGACAACCCTTTCATGGCAATAAAGATATTTATAGTAATGACTATTGTTCAGCAGATAGATAATAATTTTATTTCACCTCAGGTAATGAAAAAGAGTATGGACATCCACCCTCTGACAGTCATTCTGCTATTAATGGGAATAATACCTATATTTGGATTCATAGGTTTGATTATAGTTATTCCTCTGTATTCCGCAATCAAGATTACAATTAAAAATATAATTGAAATGTACTACCCTAAATACGCAGAAGCACTTAACCTCGACATGCCCAATGAACCTGAAAAGCCTCAAAAAACAGCAAAGTTCAATTTCAAGAAAAATAAGTAA
- the gltA gene encoding NADPH-dependent glutamate synthase has translation MPNMSLTKVKMPEQEPDIRNKNFKEVALGYDEKMAIEEAQRCLNCKHKPCVSGCPVNVKIPEFIQLVAEGKFEEAYNKIRETNSLPAVCGRVCPQESQCEMVCVRAKKGESVGIGRLERFVADWYMQNVKASVNKPEGNGIKVAVVGSGPAGLTCAGDLAKMGYEVTIFEAFHVPGGVLMYGIPEFRLPKALVQQEIQTVKDLGVDIQTNMVIGRVLSVEDLKEEGYKAVFIGSGAGLPSFMGIPGENYNGVYSANEFLTRINLMGAYKFPSTDTPVFVGKNVAVVGGGNVAMDAARSAKRLGAENVYIIYRRSEAEMPARLEEVHHAKEEGIIFKVLTNPKQILGTEDGWVKGMECVEMELGEPDKSGRRRPVEKKGSEHIVDLETVIIAIGQSPNPLISSTTPGLDIQSWGGIIVEEETGATSKSGVYAGGDAVTGAATVILAMGAGKKAAEAIDRYIRQNQ, from the coding sequence ATGCCTAATATGTCATTAACTAAGGTAAAAATGCCTGAGCAGGAGCCAGACATAAGAAACAAGAACTTTAAAGAGGTTGCACTGGGTTACGATGAGAAGATGGCTATTGAAGAAGCACAGAGATGCCTCAACTGCAAACACAAACCATGTGTTTCCGGCTGCCCTGTTAACGTAAAGATACCTGAGTTTATCCAGCTAGTAGCAGAAGGAAAATTTGAGGAAGCTTATAATAAAATAAGAGAAACCAACAGCCTGCCTGCTGTCTGTGGAAGAGTTTGTCCACAGGAGTCCCAATGTGAAATGGTATGTGTAAGAGCAAAAAAGGGTGAGTCTGTTGGAATAGGCAGACTTGAAAGGTTTGTAGCAGATTGGTACATGCAGAACGTAAAGGCTTCCGTTAACAAGCCTGAAGGTAATGGTATAAAGGTGGCTGTTGTAGGGTCAGGTCCTGCCGGACTTACCTGTGCAGGAGACCTTGCAAAAATGGGATACGAAGTAACAATTTTTGAAGCATTCCACGTCCCAGGTGGAGTTCTTATGTATGGAATACCTGAGTTCCGTCTGCCAAAGGCTTTGGTTCAGCAGGAAATCCAGACAGTGAAGGACCTGGGAGTTGATATACAGACAAATATGGTAATAGGTAGGGTACTTTCCGTTGAGGATCTGAAAGAAGAAGGCTACAAGGCAGTATTTATAGGCTCCGGTGCCGGTCTGCCAAGTTTTATGGGGATTCCAGGAGAAAACTACAACGGAGTGTACTCTGCAAATGAGTTTTTAACAAGAATAAACCTTATGGGTGCATACAAATTCCCAAGTACCGATACCCCGGTATTTGTCGGGAAAAATGTTGCAGTTGTAGGAGGCGGTAATGTTGCTATGGACGCAGCCAGAAGCGCAAAGCGTCTCGGAGCCGAGAATGTTTACATTATATACAGACGTTCAGAAGCAGAAATGCCTGCAAGGCTTGAAGAGGTTCATCATGCAAAAGAAGAGGGGATAATTTTCAAGGTTCTGACCAATCCTAAGCAGATTCTGGGAACAGAGGACGGTTGGGTAAAAGGAATGGAATGTGTGGAAATGGAGCTTGGCGAACCTGACAAGTCAGGAAGAAGGCGTCCTGTAGAAAAGAAAGGTTCAGAGCATATAGTAGACCTTGAAACAGTCATAATTGCAATAGGACAATCTCCAAATCCTCTTATATCATCGACTACACCCGGACTTGACATACAATCGTGGGGCGGTATAATAGTTGAAGAAGAGACTGGTGCAACAAGTAAGAGTGGAGTTTATGCCGGTGGTGATGCTGTTACCGGTGCGGCTACTGTTATATTGGCAATGGGTGCCGGAAAGAAAGCAGCTGAGGCTATAGACAGGTATATCCGGCAGAACCAATAA